Proteins encoded within one genomic window of Candidatus Zixiibacteriota bacterium:
- a CDS encoding Wzz/FepE/Etk N-terminal domain-containing protein has translation MTQEESKSVDLRQLLSIVLSRKWLIVLPLILVSAIAYGATFFLTPMYRSSTIIWIDRPNTVSRELVNLLGREGNQRQSSEDQRRELQALQNEITSQAYLTQLIRDLGLDRDADLTREAARMREDNPDRSMEQLKMHLLLESLREKISVAYVGLDQIQLTVESADPTEARDMVEHLTEILEQEKSRYEMDKILDNQSFADLQLQRTEYQYNEILDSLSRARARLEQLQLPQGISSLTNRREIETEIEETRQELSEYQTELTTLKDRLSEADLESPRMRYTDSLVSLRTELENEVSAYAGQIEKYPWTDQNVISAHIRIRDNIKLLEREIGRAVDLQFASYPENLRQIVRRYFVVTENVDVLNSMITQLNQDFGKLAGRINSLPRVQTEIDELERRVTEARRYRDAFRSEETTVEILSERAKDRTKYKVIEPAKIPLAPFYPDKKKIIMMGILLGLVIGGAAVFLAEVLDNSFKNVDDVEETLGLKVLATIPKIERLHVGR, from the coding sequence ATGACACAAGAAGAATCAAAATCGGTAGATCTTCGTCAACTTCTTTCGATTGTCCTCAGTCGTAAGTGGTTGATTGTCTTACCGTTGATTTTGGTGTCGGCGATTGCCTATGGAGCTACATTCTTCCTGACTCCAATGTATCGGTCCTCGACGATAATCTGGATTGACCGTCCTAATACCGTCTCTCGTGAGTTGGTTAATCTGTTGGGACGTGAAGGTAATCAACGCCAATCCTCCGAGGATCAGCGCCGTGAATTGCAAGCCTTGCAGAACGAAATTACGTCACAGGCTTATCTTACGCAGTTGATCCGTGATCTCGGTCTGGATCGGGATGCCGATCTGACCCGCGAAGCGGCTCGGATGCGTGAGGATAATCCCGACCGCAGCATGGAACAGCTTAAGATGCACTTACTGCTGGAATCGTTGCGGGAGAAGATCAGCGTTGCATACGTCGGTTTGGACCAGATCCAGCTCACGGTAGAATCTGCCGATCCGACGGAAGCTCGCGACATGGTCGAACATTTGACCGAGATTCTCGAGCAGGAGAAGAGCCGCTATGAAATGGACAAAATTCTGGACAACCAGTCGTTTGCGGATCTCCAACTCCAGCGAACTGAATACCAATATAACGAGATTCTAGATTCGTTGAGCCGAGCACGCGCTCGGCTGGAACAACTCCAATTACCGCAGGGGATATCTTCACTGACCAATCGACGAGAGATCGAAACTGAGATCGAGGAGACCCGTCAGGAGTTATCCGAATACCAGACGGAGCTGACGACTCTGAAAGATCGTTTGAGTGAAGCTGATCTGGAGAGTCCGCGCATGCGCTACACCGATTCGTTGGTGAGTCTCAGGACAGAGCTGGAAAACGAAGTTTCAGCCTATGCCGGTCAGATTGAGAAATATCCCTGGACGGATCAGAACGTTATTTCAGCGCATATTCGAATTCGGGACAACATCAAGCTCCTCGAAAGAGAAATCGGTCGTGCTGTCGATTTACAGTTCGCTTCCTACCCCGAGAACTTACGACAAATCGTGAGACGGTATTTCGTTGTCACTGAGAATGTAGACGTTCTCAATTCAATGATTACACAGCTTAACCAGGATTTCGGAAAACTGGCCGGACGGATCAACTCCCTGCCGCGCGTTCAGACCGAGATCGACGAATTGGAGCGTCGGGTTACTGAAGCGCGCCGGTATCGTGATGCTTTCAGATCTGAGGAAACGACGGTCGAGATTCTCTCGGAACGAGCTAAAGATCGCACGAAATATAAAGTTATTGAGCCGGCCAAAATCCCGCTGGCTCCGTTCTATCCCGATAAGAAGAAGATCATCATGATGGGTATTCTCCTGGGGCTGGTCATCGGCGGCGCCGCGGTATTTCTGGCCGAAGTACTGGATAATTCATTCAAGAACGTTGATGACGTGGAAGAGACGCTGGGGCTCAAGGTCCTGGCTACAATACCTAAAATCGAAAGACTACATGTAGGTCGTTAG
- a CDS encoding polysaccharide biosynthesis/export family protein: MKKTLIKTLILSFLLTATIAVAAEYRIGPEDVLQVSFWQDNVLNTQVRVRLDGTISLDIIGEIEAVGKTTVELQDEIVRSMSRLNKRISQAVVRVVEYNSQYVFVTGQVNVPGKKTYEAIPDLLTVINEAGWITEQGDLSRVTIIRGGDRAGGVEVVDMASAIADGETNKLPRLYAGDAVDIPSTPTGIPARSIATGIRLRNAFYVIGAVTSPGPITYEENVDVLEAISLAGGPTDNADLKKTRVISKDGPYAQTMKIDMEKYFETGQPARYIMQKEDVVVVPARKGSVWRSIVEYATPALGALTSALLLYETLKDDNN; the protein is encoded by the coding sequence ATGAAAAAAACTCTGATCAAGACCCTGATTCTGTCTTTTTTGCTTACCGCGACAATAGCCGTAGCGGCTGAGTATCGTATTGGCCCGGAGGATGTACTCCAGGTGAGTTTCTGGCAGGATAATGTGCTGAACACTCAGGTGCGAGTACGTCTGGATGGGACGATATCGCTTGATATTATCGGTGAAATCGAAGCGGTCGGTAAAACTACAGTCGAGCTTCAGGACGAGATCGTACGAAGTATGTCGCGGCTTAATAAACGGATATCTCAGGCGGTTGTCCGTGTAGTCGAGTACAACTCTCAGTATGTATTCGTTACCGGGCAGGTGAATGTCCCGGGTAAAAAGACTTATGAAGCCATACCCGATCTGCTGACGGTAATCAATGAAGCCGGTTGGATTACCGAGCAGGGAGACCTCTCAAGGGTGACAATAATCAGAGGCGGGGATCGTGCCGGTGGAGTAGAAGTGGTTGATATGGCAAGCGCCATTGCCGATGGTGAGACGAATAAACTGCCTCGTTTGTATGCCGGCGACGCCGTGGATATTCCATCTACGCCTACCGGAATACCGGCGAGAAGTATTGCCACCGGTATTCGGTTACGAAATGCTTTTTATGTCATCGGGGCTGTAACATCGCCCGGACCGATAACATACGAGGAAAATGTTGATGTTCTCGAAGCGATTTCGCTGGCTGGCGGACCGACTGATAACGCCGATCTCAAGAAAACCAGAGTTATCTCCAAGGACGGACCCTACGCCCAGACAATGAAGATCGACATGGAGAAGTATTTCGAAACCGGACAGCCGGCTCGTTATATAATGCAAAAAGAGGATGTTGTCGTAGTTCCTGCACGGAAAGGCTCCGTTTGGCGCAGTATTGTCGAATATGCCACGCCGGCGCTGGGTGCTCTGACATCAGCCCTGCTGCTGTACGAGACCTTAAAGGACGACAATAATTGA
- a CDS encoding GGDEF domain-containing protein: MSLTGIDSLLVIALTVAVSVVVWLYFRLHSVSTSIRYGAVKREDDFFTLLSANALGGDIAQVASRVSNMMIEDLGCELIVFMRKKRGNLICNYSYGLIGLNRRDFRMAYSRQIFETVKLSFRPRPIGDLSEHLSSTMRSNLELAGADWFFPVYWHENLYGIYFIRANDKMININGLAHLASMAQCLSAAYHIKWFETKREVLLRNVDDLKQKVEAVETPVNGQTSILHLVKQLDSDALVHKILQVVREELGLGRAVYLYRNRTGQTGLKLVKSGIKGPIETPSVESFETLVKSLANDEATNLGRFKPVNETTDKLLDQLKNSGFDFVAPFSLSDQQEGILAFSGDRKVLDDKRLSMHREQATQILEIADSYHRIEEMSFTDDLTGLANKRYLLKRLDEEIARASRYRRHLTLILFDLDELKVINDRYGHQAGDQVLQQLGYVLRQSIRSIDIVARYGGDEFCIIMPETDSEMAEKFMTRLQRDIAGRKFEVEAVGTISCTVSLGGAVYPDNGDDRDKLIYAADMALLKAKEAGRNLALLAATEENSNRS, translated from the coding sequence ATGAGTTTAACCGGAATTGACAGTTTATTGGTTATAGCGTTGACTGTCGCAGTCAGTGTTGTGGTATGGCTGTATTTCAGATTGCATTCCGTCAGTACTTCGATCAGGTATGGCGCGGTTAAGAGAGAGGATGATTTCTTCACCCTGCTCAGCGCCAATGCCCTGGGAGGGGATATTGCCCAAGTTGCCTCACGTGTGTCGAACATGATGATTGAGGATCTTGGCTGTGAGTTGATTGTATTCATGCGTAAGAAGCGTGGGAATCTGATTTGTAACTACTCTTATGGTCTTATCGGACTAAATCGTCGTGATTTCCGCATGGCGTACAGCCGTCAGATATTCGAAACGGTTAAGTTGAGTTTTCGACCGCGACCGATTGGTGATCTCTCGGAGCACTTGTCGTCGACTATGCGATCAAATCTGGAACTGGCCGGGGCCGATTGGTTTTTTCCTGTATACTGGCATGAAAACCTGTATGGAATATATTTCATTCGCGCCAATGATAAAATGATCAATATAAATGGGCTCGCTCACCTGGCATCGATGGCTCAATGTCTTTCGGCGGCTTATCATATCAAATGGTTTGAAACCAAGCGCGAGGTACTGCTGAGGAATGTCGATGATCTCAAGCAGAAGGTGGAAGCGGTTGAAACACCGGTAAACGGACAGACATCGATACTCCACCTGGTCAAACAGCTCGATTCGGATGCCTTAGTACACAAGATATTGCAGGTAGTGCGGGAGGAATTAGGATTAGGGCGGGCCGTTTACCTGTATCGAAACAGGACCGGTCAAACCGGTCTTAAACTGGTCAAGAGCGGAATAAAGGGACCGATTGAGACACCATCGGTTGAGTCGTTTGAAACCCTTGTCAAGTCACTGGCAAACGATGAAGCGACCAATCTGGGGCGCTTTAAACCAGTCAATGAAACGACTGATAAGTTACTTGATCAGCTCAAGAATTCCGGATTTGATTTTGTTGCGCCATTTTCACTAAGTGACCAGCAGGAGGGGATTCTGGCTTTCTCGGGAGATCGTAAGGTGCTGGACGACAAGCGACTCTCGATGCATCGTGAGCAAGCCACTCAGATTCTTGAAATAGCCGATTCATACCATCGGATCGAGGAGATGTCATTTACTGATGACCTGACCGGTTTGGCGAACAAACGCTATCTGCTAAAACGGCTCGATGAAGAAATAGCGCGGGCATCTCGTTATCGGCGCCATCTGACGTTGATTCTCTTTGACCTTGATGAATTAAAAGTGATCAATGACCGCTACGGACATCAAGCCGGGGATCAGGTCTTGCAGCAGTTGGGTTATGTACTGCGGCAGTCGATCCGTTCGATAGACATCGTCGCGCGTTATGGCGGCGATGAGTTCTGTATTATTATGCCGGAGACCGACAGTGAGATGGCTGAGAAGTTCATGACACGACTCCAGCGGGATATTGCCGGCAGGAAATTTGAAGTAGAAGCTGTCGGTACGATCTCTTGTACGGTTTCCCTTGGAGGAGCGGTTTATCCTGATAACGGTGATGATCGAGATAAACTTATCTATGCTGCCGATATGGCCTTACTTAAGGCTAAGGAGGCCGGACGTAATCTAGCTCTGTTGGCTGCGACCGAAGAAAACAGCAATCGTTCCTGA
- a CDS encoding STAS domain-containing protein, which produces MENISISLSESGPGQVSEVRVDGVIDTNTARELEEVFDTLMKRGRYRVVVDLAGVEYISSAGWGIFISNIRDVRANAGDIKLANMIPNVYEIYDLLEFDKVLKAYSSVDEARSDFSSLTGTEVKKKTRM; this is translated from the coding sequence ATGGAAAATATCTCAATCTCACTGTCTGAATCCGGACCGGGACAAGTATCTGAAGTCCGTGTGGATGGCGTGATTGATACAAATACGGCTCGCGAGTTGGAAGAGGTATTCGATACCCTTATGAAGCGCGGGCGTTATCGGGTTGTGGTTGATCTGGCGGGGGTCGAATATATTTCTTCGGCTGGTTGGGGTATTTTTATCTCCAACATACGTGACGTACGAGCTAATGCCGGTGATATCAAGCTGGCGAACATGATCCCGAACGTATACGAGATATACGACTTGCTCGAATTCGATAAAGTACTCAAGGCGTATAGTTCGGTAGACGAGGCTCGCTCGGATTTTTCCAGTCTGACTGGAACCGAAGTAAAAAAAAAGACCAGGATGTAA
- a CDS encoding SpoIIE family protein phosphatase — protein MIRRPVKEINAEFSAEEKYLDSIQRTVREACVAANMSRKEISAVLLATEEAATNIIRHAYLYEKGVLRLRIVIYRKFVVFSFIDFGRSFQPNSTGKIDLEKLVESGRKGGLGFYMMQKIMDSVEYISSASRNELRMIKRLGETKADTRPLIRRMWSLRMKFSIWTFFIVSVIIGGAFYYIDRQTSDQILDRLDNTVQSLVKTVADQAAGYFIRSRSDVEFDELVVSYVRANPELDLLVLTDTLGIVRAHSDDARNIRKPFVLPPGLDTTEAGPGPIRFEEDGRELNYLSWPILSGRRQFGEAHVVYSSEEVLRQRSEARWRTSLVTVLLLAVGVLGIYVLSNYFVRPIVRITQRVRRFASGDLESELPLGGAEEFFEISRALNEMMTRLSQDRKNIVAREKLAKEIEVASQIQQTLLPHELPDIFGLELDAFYRAASVVGGDLYDVFEIDPGRYCLVVADVSGKGVPASLVMSMLRTVIQIHAARAESARNILIRVDSYLKKNMPGGMFITVMLAVYDSAERSLSLVSAGHNPMLYFAAEDHEVRPINPSGMPLGMPVTLEGGFGDSLEERRMELHNGDLFFIFTDGITEAADREGRQFGMDRLAKFLRQWLVANGSEGVHTLSEALVAELDDFTGFAGPADDISFIIARAVVTGEADQTEGPATISSAPDDPEI, from the coding sequence ATGATTCGCCGACCGGTCAAAGAGATCAACGCCGAATTCTCCGCCGAAGAGAAATATCTCGACAGCATTCAACGCACCGTCCGTGAGGCTTGTGTTGCCGCCAACATGTCACGCAAAGAGATTTCGGCGGTACTACTGGCAACCGAGGAGGCGGCGACAAATATCATTCGCCATGCTTATCTTTACGAAAAGGGTGTGCTGCGCCTGCGAATAGTTATCTATCGCAAGTTCGTGGTTTTCTCTTTTATAGATTTCGGGCGTTCTTTTCAGCCCAACTCGACCGGGAAAATTGACCTGGAGAAACTGGTCGAATCGGGACGTAAGGGAGGGTTGGGATTTTACATGATGCAGAAGATCATGGACTCGGTGGAATATATATCGTCCGCCAGTCGCAATGAACTTCGCATGATCAAACGGTTAGGGGAGACGAAAGCCGACACGCGACCACTGATCCGCCGTATGTGGTCGTTGAGGATGAAGTTCTCGATCTGGACCTTCTTTATCGTTTCGGTGATTATCGGCGGAGCATTTTACTATATCGATCGCCAGACTTCGGATCAAATTCTGGATCGTCTGGACAATACGGTTCAGTCGTTGGTGAAGACCGTCGCCGATCAGGCCGCCGGTTATTTTATCCGCAGTCGTTCGGATGTCGAGTTCGATGAGCTGGTTGTGTCGTATGTCAGAGCCAATCCGGAGTTGGACCTGCTGGTGTTGACCGACACGCTCGGAATCGTTCGTGCGCACAGCGATGACGCTCGCAATATACGCAAACCGTTCGTGCTTCCGCCCGGACTCGATACCACCGAAGCCGGTCCGGGACCGATCCGGTTCGAAGAGGACGGGCGTGAATTGAACTATCTGAGCTGGCCGATTCTTTCGGGGCGGCGCCAGTTCGGCGAGGCGCATGTCGTTTATTCCTCGGAAGAGGTTTTAAGACAGCGCTCGGAAGCTCGCTGGCGAACTTCACTGGTAACGGTTTTACTGCTGGCTGTCGGGGTGCTGGGGATTTATGTCCTGTCCAATTATTTCGTCCGGCCGATCGTGCGGATCACGCAACGGGTACGCCGATTTGCGAGCGGTGACCTGGAATCGGAATTGCCGCTGGGAGGCGCTGAGGAGTTTTTCGAAATATCACGTGCCTTGAACGAAATGATGACGCGTTTGAGCCAGGACCGCAAGAACATCGTCGCCCGTGAGAAGCTGGCGAAGGAAATCGAGGTCGCTTCACAGATTCAGCAGACCCTGCTTCCGCACGAGTTGCCGGATATTTTCGGCCTGGAACTCGATGCCTTTTACCGTGCGGCTTCAGTGGTAGGGGGAGACCTCTATGATGTATTCGAGATCGATCCCGGGCGTTATTGTCTGGTCGTGGCCGATGTCTCCGGAAAAGGTGTCCCGGCTTCACTGGTAATGTCTATGCTCCGGACGGTGATTCAGATTCACGCCGCGCGGGCGGAATCGGCTCGGAACATACTGATACGTGTTGACAGTTATCTGAAGAAGAATATGCCCGGGGGGATGTTTATCACCGTTATGCTGGCGGTTTATGATTCCGCCGAGCGTTCCTTGAGTCTGGTTTCGGCCGGGCATAATCCGATGCTGTATTTTGCCGCTGAAGACCATGAGGTTCGGCCTATAAATCCTTCGGGAATGCCGTTGGGTATGCCGGTCACGCTAGAGGGGGGATTCGGTGATTCGCTGGAGGAGAGGCGTATGGAGCTTCATAACGGCGATCTGTTCTTCATTTTTACCGATGGCATTACAGAAGCAGCCGATCGCGAAGGACGACAATTCGGTATGGATCGACTCGCCAAGTTCCTGCGCCAGTGGTTGGTTGCCAACGGCAGTGAGGGGGTTCATACGCTCAGTGAAGCGCTGGTTGCGGAGCTGGATGATTTTACCGGATTTGCCGGACCGGCGGATGATATTTCGTTTATTATTGCCCGAGCTGTCGTTACCGGGGAGGCTGATCAGACAGAAGGCCCCGCTACCATTAGTTCGGCACCGGACGATCCGGAGATCTGA
- a CDS encoding tetratricopeptide repeat protein: MRVVNTTRNRCLWTSLLLAMVLCLGMSVWAGEDGVETAYRGGFGARAIALGGAFSSITGDPASSFYNPAGLGSIDKVWFSGDFSYFSRYTNSEGGFIAGRFIPGSRTVLALAVQRVQDRKNILESGRQVSVYDDSKLQVQLSAAHEFPTGYALGSTIKLNRRLIDGETEYGVTMDLGARYQFDQHWAIGLATCDVISFDDIESEDNIASPVWRLAVGASYKNVSVAPRLGLLVSADLLMVDDDTEDDGRLVLGVESDYRLWRGYDVKLRGGYNGEGVTAGGGLGTNWWSVDYAVARNQDDMGYDDYRHTVSVKIQPLKLIPKTGPNPDSVLAEYRREQYRDLIANGKVYMKTGEYREAQKAFDRAVLFAEPGRGTEAVDGSKAASDSLEALAEKDIHNRFQDEMAQLRRELNEEFKKQQDSLAGTSDVIVDSLRKELDLTLVMAGDQIQGYYGVADGIFRDRQYTSAEKIIDRMDENIQAYIHVAPASRERMQELSWKLQELRKTIANRRNMDRDMTIKSAVQAEQMDSLVTAIESYNRALLLDSTYQAALEGRRRVVQRIANLVTQWRSGQAGKDSATPQTDAAIQLLYQEGLNYYRNGEYQKAIDTWEKVLRADPSHPSVAEDIATAKSRLESEQ; the protein is encoded by the coding sequence ATGAGAGTAGTAAACACCACACGCAATCGCTGTCTCTGGACGAGCCTTCTGCTGGCTATGGTGCTGTGCCTGGGCATGTCGGTTTGGGCAGGTGAAGACGGTGTTGAGACTGCATATCGGGGTGGTTTCGGAGCTCGGGCGATAGCTCTGGGGGGAGCGTTCAGTTCTATAACGGGTGACCCGGCCTCGAGTTTTTACAATCCGGCAGGACTGGGCAGTATCGACAAGGTATGGTTCTCGGGTGACTTTTCCTATTTCTCTCGTTACACGAACTCCGAGGGTGGTTTTATAGCCGGACGTTTTATCCCCGGTTCGAGAACAGTGCTGGCTTTGGCAGTGCAGCGAGTTCAGGATCGTAAGAACATCCTCGAATCGGGTCGACAGGTATCGGTCTATGATGACTCGAAATTGCAGGTACAACTATCGGCTGCTCACGAGTTTCCCACCGGTTATGCGTTGGGATCCACAATCAAGCTGAATCGTCGCTTGATCGATGGTGAGACTGAATACGGCGTAACGATGGATCTGGGCGCCCGCTATCAGTTCGATCAACACTGGGCAATAGGTCTCGCTACTTGCGATGTCATATCGTTTGATGATATTGAATCCGAAGATAATATCGCTAGTCCGGTCTGGCGATTGGCGGTAGGCGCCAGCTATAAGAACGTTTCGGTAGCCCCCAGACTCGGGCTGTTGGTTTCAGCGGATTTGCTGATGGTCGATGACGATACTGAAGATGACGGTCGTTTGGTGCTCGGAGTGGAATCCGACTATCGTCTCTGGCGGGGGTATGATGTTAAACTCCGTGGTGGTTATAACGGCGAGGGAGTGACTGCCGGGGGCGGCTTAGGTACGAATTGGTGGAGTGTCGATTATGCCGTTGCCCGCAATCAGGATGATATGGGTTATGATGATTACCGTCATACGGTGTCGGTCAAGATACAACCTTTGAAGTTGATTCCGAAGACCGGCCCTAATCCTGATTCGGTGCTGGCGGAATATCGTAGAGAGCAGTATCGGGATCTTATTGCTAACGGCAAGGTGTATATGAAAACAGGCGAGTATCGGGAAGCGCAGAAAGCGTTTGACCGAGCAGTTCTGTTTGCTGAACCGGGACGTGGTACTGAGGCCGTGGATGGTTCCAAAGCAGCATCTGATTCTCTGGAAGCACTTGCTGAGAAAGATATTCACAATCGTTTTCAGGATGAAATGGCTCAATTGCGTCGTGAATTGAACGAGGAGTTCAAAAAGCAACAAGACTCATTAGCCGGAACAAGCGACGTGATTGTTGATTCCCTCCGGAAAGAACTTGATTTAACCCTGGTTATGGCCGGCGACCAAATTCAGGGATATTACGGTGTCGCCGACGGTATCTTCCGTGATCGCCAATACACCTCTGCTGAGAAGATTATTGACCGAATGGATGAGAATATCCAGGCATATATACATGTTGCCCCTGCGAGTCGCGAAAGGATGCAGGAGCTTTCCTGGAAGCTACAGGAATTGCGTAAGACGATTGCCAATCGACGCAACATGGATCGAGATATGACAATAAAATCAGCGGTGCAGGCTGAACAGATGGATTCGTTAGTTACTGCTATTGAGAGCTACAACCGAGCGCTTTTACTAGATTCCACATATCAGGCTGCTCTCGAAGGACGTCGCCGGGTGGTTCAGCGTATCGCCAATCTGGTTACTCAATGGCGATCGGGACAAGCCGGCAAAGACAGTGCCACCCCGCAAACCGATGCTGCGATTCAGTTGCTCTACCAGGAAGGCCTCAACTACTATCGTAACGGTGAGTACCAGAAAGCCATCGATACCTGGGAAAAGGTCCTGCGTGCCGATCCTTCACATCCCTCCGTAGCTGAGGATATCGCTACGGCAAAAAGCCGGCTGGAGTCCGAGCAATAA
- a CDS encoding tetrahydrofolate dehydrogenase/cyclohydrolase catalytic domain-containing protein, whose product MNQATTTYQLIDGKVVAAQVKKSLKARIAALAERGIIPGLAAVLIGDDPASQTYVDSKAKACAKLGLYSEVITRSADISQEELIGIVKKLNANPKIHGILVQSPLPGHLDELGVTLTIAPEKDVDGFHPHNVGLMLIGRPGPLPCTPFGIIKLLEYYGIDPEGKEVVIVGRSNIVGKPIGAMLLQKAPMANATVTFAHSRTRNLPQVTRRADILIAAIGRANFIKPDMIKDGVVIVDVGINRVEDPSKEKGYRNVGDVDFEACAPKSSYITPVPGGVGKMTIAMLMFNTVTAAEKAR is encoded by the coding sequence ATGAATCAAGCGACGACGACATATCAGTTGATTGACGGCAAAGTTGTTGCCGCGCAGGTCAAAAAATCACTCAAGGCGCGCATTGCCGCATTAGCCGAACGCGGGATTATACCCGGTCTGGCAGCGGTGCTGATTGGGGATGATCCGGCTTCGCAGACTTATGTCGACAGCAAGGCTAAAGCCTGCGCCAAGCTCGGTTTGTATTCCGAGGTGATAACCCGATCGGCTGATATTTCTCAGGAAGAATTGATCGGAATCGTTAAGAAGCTCAATGCCAATCCGAAAATCCACGGAATTTTGGTACAGTCGCCGTTACCCGGTCATCTGGATGAACTGGGGGTTACTTTAACGATCGCACCGGAAAAGGACGTTGACGGTTTTCATCCGCACAATGTCGGTCTCATGTTGATCGGACGACCGGGACCGTTGCCGTGCACTCCTTTTGGGATTATAAAACTCCTGGAATACTACGGAATCGATCCGGAAGGCAAGGAAGTAGTCATTGTTGGCCGATCAAACATTGTCGGCAAACCGATTGGAGCGATGTTGTTGCAGAAAGCTCCGATGGCCAATGCAACCGTCACCTTTGCTCATTCGCGTACTCGCAATTTGCCTCAGGTAACCCGCCGAGCCGATATTTTGATTGCTGCCATTGGCCGGGCGAATTTCATCAAGCCGGATATGATCAAGGATGGAGTGGTGATTGTCGATGTCGGGATCAATCGCGTTGAAGATCCCTCTAAAGAGAAAGGCTATCGGAATGTCGGTGATGTTGATTTCGAAGCATGCGCACCGAAATCATCTTATATTACGCCCGTTCCAGGTGGAGTGGGGAAGATGACAATCGCCATGTTGATGTTCAATACCGTTACGGCCGCGGAGAAGGCCAGGTAA
- a CDS encoding TIGR00282 family metallophosphoesterase, which translates to MSNFRILYVADVCGRVGRQACSHMIKPLREKHGVDYVIANVENAAGGFGITPEMSIKMFSYGIDMQTSGNHIWDRVDILDYLSEKNPKLLRPANFPIGAPGVGSMVDKVGDIAVGVLNLQGRIYMKEIDCPFQTANRELLKIGSKANIIFVDFHAEATAEKQAMFHFLDGKVSALIGSHTHVQTVDNQISERGTAYLTDAGMTGPHDSVIGMQKGPSLGRLLTGMPKRFTTATDDVKLSGVFVDVNPANGQAVKIEQFRFDFDIDTFKPQDILGEQEDESSDDDISVD; encoded by the coding sequence ATGTCGAACTTCCGCATTCTTTACGTGGCCGATGTCTGCGGTCGCGTCGGCCGCCAGGCCTGCTCCCACATGATCAAGCCGTTGCGTGAAAAACACGGTGTGGATTACGTCATCGCCAATGTCGAAAACGCTGCCGGGGGATTCGGGATCACACCGGAGATGTCGATCAAAATGTTTTCGTACGGTATCGACATGCAGACTTCGGGCAATCATATCTGGGACCGGGTTGATATTCTCGACTATCTCAGCGAAAAGAATCCCAAACTGTTGCGTCCGGCGAATTTTCCAATTGGCGCTCCGGGAGTCGGCTCGATGGTCGATAAAGTCGGCGACATTGCCGTAGGGGTTCTTAACCTCCAGGGGCGTATTTACATGAAGGAAATCGACTGCCCGTTTCAAACGGCCAATCGAGAATTGCTAAAGATCGGTTCGAAAGCGAATATCATTTTCGTCGATTTCCATGCCGAAGCCACCGCTGAAAAACAGGCGATGTTTCATTTCCTGGACGGTAAGGTATCGGCCTTGATCGGTTCACATACGCATGTTCAGACGGTCGACAACCAAATCAGCGAACGGGGCACCGCCTATCTGACCGATGCCGGTATGACCGGACCGCACGATTCGGTGATCGGGATGCAGAAGGGGCCTTCGCTGGGACGTCTGCTCACCGGAATGCCGAAACGATTCACGACCGCCACCGATGATGTCAAACTCAGCGGAGTTTTTGTCGATGTGAATCCAGCCAACGGCCAGGCCGTTAAGATCGAGCAGTTCCGATTCGATTTCGATATCGATACTTTCAAACCTCAAGATATTCTGGGTGAACAAGAGGATGAATCAAGCGACGACGACATATCAGTTGATTGA